Proteins encoded in a region of the Oscarella lobularis chromosome 5, ooOscLobu1.1, whole genome shotgun sequence genome:
- the LOC136187531 gene encoding phosphorylase b kinase gamma catalytic chain, skeletal muscle/heart isoform-like isoform X1, protein MVHTTGEADEEFSSAHRADAEFYAHYDAGDILGQWASSPFICFAFFHLLRRGLSSVVRKCTSKTTGEMFAVKIVDKTQDPDIERAIKEEIRALEDVCPHKHIVSLKDSFESSAFFFLIFELAQGGELFDYLTKVIRLSEKKTRTIMRELLAAVQHIHERGYVHRDLKPENILMDADMKVKLSDFGFATPYRGVTLRDLCGTPAYLAPEMLRCTVDFFAPGYDNEVDLWACGVIMYTMLAGFPPFWHRKQMVMLRSIMEGKYKFSSPEWDDISDGAKDLIRQLLCLDPTKRLSAVEALNHPWMTISLQRSEQEFSPRRKFKVYILAVLFTMTIGHVQEAPVSLMSISSAPYRYRFMRKLIDECAFKIYGHWVKRGDNQNRATLFENQPKTELFKYSGSSPHASLKLESFHPY, encoded by the exons ATGGTGCACACGACGGGCGAGGCTGACGAGGAATTTAGCTCGGCACACCGGGCCGACGCCGAGTTTTACGCGCACTACGATGCTGGGGACATTCTCGGACAGTGGGCGTCTTCTCCGTTTATTTGTTTCGCATTTTTTCATCTCCTTCGTAGAGGTTTGTCGAGCGTTGTGCGAAAGTgcacgtcgaaaacgacgggCGAAATGTTCGCCGTGAAGATCGTCGACAAAACGCAGGATCCCGACATCGAGAGAGCGATAAAGGAGGAGATTCGAGCGTTGGAAGACGTCTGTCCCCACAAGCACATCG TCAGTTTGAAAGACAGCTTCGAATCGTcggccttcttctttctgatcTTTGAGCT AGCCCAAGGTGGGGAACTGTTTGATTACCTAACGAAAGTCATTCGCCTgtcagagaagaaaacgag GACAATCATGAGGGAATTGCTCGCGGCCGTGCAACACATACACGAACGCGGCTATGTTCACAGAGACCTGAAG CCCGAGAACATTTTGATGGATGCTGATATGAAAGTGAAGCTGTCTGACTTCGGTTTTGCCACGCCATACCGGGGAGTCACGCTAAGGG ACCTGTGTGGCACGCCGGCTTACTTGGCTCCGGAGATGCTTCGATGCActgtcgacttcttcgctcCTGGCTATGATAATGAGGTTGACCTGTGGGCATGTGGCGTCATTATGTACACGAT GCTTGCCGGCTTTCCGCCGTTTTGGCATCGAAAGCAGATGGTGATGCTGCGCTCGATCATGGAAGGCAAGTATAAGTTTTCCAGTCCCGAGTGGGACGACATCAGCGACGGAGCAAAGGATCTCATACGGCAGCTTCTCTGCTTGGATCCAACGAAACGCCTTTCTGCTGTCGAAGCACTCAATCATCCATGGATGACCATATCActa CAACGAAGTGAGCAGGAGTTTTCGCCTCGACGCAAATTCAAAGTTTACATACTCGCCGTTTTGTTTACTATGACGATTGGGCACGTTCAAGAGGCACCCGTTAGTCTGATGAGCATCAGCTCGGCGCCCTATCGTTATCGGTTTATGCGAAAGCTGattgacgagtgcgcgtTCAAGATCTACGGTCACTGGGTGAAGCGTGGCGACAATCAGAATCGAGCGACCCTATTCGAGAATCAACCCAAAACGGAGTTGTTCAAGTATTCGGGATCGTCGCCTCACGCTTCGCTTAAACTTGAATCGTTTCATCCGTACTAG
- the LOC136187531 gene encoding phosphorylase b kinase gamma catalytic chain, liver/testis isoform-like isoform X2: protein MVHTTGEADEEFSSAHRADAEFYAHYDAGDILGQGLSSVVRKCTSKTTGEMFAVKIVDKTQDPDIERAIKEEIRALEDVCPHKHIVSLKDSFESSAFFFLIFELAQGGELFDYLTKVIRLSEKKTRTIMRELLAAVQHIHERGYVHRDLKPENILMDADMKVKLSDFGFATPYRGVTLRDLCGTPAYLAPEMLRCTVDFFAPGYDNEVDLWACGVIMYTMLAGFPPFWHRKQMVMLRSIMEGKYKFSSPEWDDISDGAKDLIRQLLCLDPTKRLSAVEALNHPWMTISLQRSEQEFSPRRKFKVYILAVLFTMTIGHVQEAPVSLMSISSAPYRYRFMRKLIDECAFKIYGHWVKRGDNQNRATLFENQPKTELFKYSGSSPHASLKLESFHPY, encoded by the exons ATGGTGCACACGACGGGCGAGGCTGACGAGGAATTTAGCTCGGCACACCGGGCCGACGCCGAGTTTTACGCGCACTACGATGCTGGGGACATTCTCGGACA AGGTTTGTCGAGCGTTGTGCGAAAGTgcacgtcgaaaacgacgggCGAAATGTTCGCCGTGAAGATCGTCGACAAAACGCAGGATCCCGACATCGAGAGAGCGATAAAGGAGGAGATTCGAGCGTTGGAAGACGTCTGTCCCCACAAGCACATCG TCAGTTTGAAAGACAGCTTCGAATCGTcggccttcttctttctgatcTTTGAGCT AGCCCAAGGTGGGGAACTGTTTGATTACCTAACGAAAGTCATTCGCCTgtcagagaagaaaacgag GACAATCATGAGGGAATTGCTCGCGGCCGTGCAACACATACACGAACGCGGCTATGTTCACAGAGACCTGAAG CCCGAGAACATTTTGATGGATGCTGATATGAAAGTGAAGCTGTCTGACTTCGGTTTTGCCACGCCATACCGGGGAGTCACGCTAAGGG ACCTGTGTGGCACGCCGGCTTACTTGGCTCCGGAGATGCTTCGATGCActgtcgacttcttcgctcCTGGCTATGATAATGAGGTTGACCTGTGGGCATGTGGCGTCATTATGTACACGAT GCTTGCCGGCTTTCCGCCGTTTTGGCATCGAAAGCAGATGGTGATGCTGCGCTCGATCATGGAAGGCAAGTATAAGTTTTCCAGTCCCGAGTGGGACGACATCAGCGACGGAGCAAAGGATCTCATACGGCAGCTTCTCTGCTTGGATCCAACGAAACGCCTTTCTGCTGTCGAAGCACTCAATCATCCATGGATGACCATATCActa CAACGAAGTGAGCAGGAGTTTTCGCCTCGACGCAAATTCAAAGTTTACATACTCGCCGTTTTGTTTACTATGACGATTGGGCACGTTCAAGAGGCACCCGTTAGTCTGATGAGCATCAGCTCGGCGCCCTATCGTTATCGGTTTATGCGAAAGCTGattgacgagtgcgcgtTCAAGATCTACGGTCACTGGGTGAAGCGTGGCGACAATCAGAATCGAGCGACCCTATTCGAGAATCAACCCAAAACGGAGTTGTTCAAGTATTCGGGATCGTCGCCTCACGCTTCGCTTAAACTTGAATCGTTTCATCCGTACTAG
- the LOC136187528 gene encoding BLOC-3 complex member HPS4-like, translated as MASASESTAFGSFGVSFFIYDHSALVKESDKIEDAVKFYHPKEQFHLPKVRERCSQIIGITDGILNLTGSRPNILSLKQEKFTLVYEDVYGLVLAGKETEPDELLRRRMKRLYDLFVFYHGSLGNVLKQMKNSDQAFVDKLEFVWKQYYREEKTSTKTKLVRNLFNVIDFVELPKNGRQYFLKASQILQSSQRRDGILAGCILYDKEVLCTQLTPKLTAKVLVFAKRTAGQRPTHPINTGLATLPGFINLYPVYLRRDEYDHLAGLRRRAGNAPKTLSTKIPVVSDTPSTSPSPVPVCSSIYTLDRRRDSNSGLNSASSSAASAKNPSPVTPRRSRHPASPLSTRKNPRTSSPSPRSQRRDPIESTSSLVANGNAHPVADQVGRQPKNEIIERSTVRVKEDVTINEGEGSDLKVPKPTSNRLSPIGPTSLPSSLYGSFDAQAAATQGETLPRSENPSRAQSVESSESVYLDCKAVVDSSASPSPFESNRSNRSPSGVQTDARRRSWVSDEVSTEVVLVDDDEEEETGQRPVKRSRSGAISLVEEVDAAVDRGVKTAAEGKQPPPPPPPPPPPPPPPDNKVAGFESAVLYIQAPEQSNMVLALLAEETLTQDDATLRCLWEGSLPHLADLQVEIKASLTSVQHPGTINRFFYASYNGYEHTLDTNAFTASNRSSTNFLKGTKLMHNTFLVDSSVSDVTLKAFSGNVTYGRHSLHREVYFQTRKSGQASRVQSSSVSPEAREAKNASADSGQSFGIESTARSQLAEELGYSVF; from the exons ATGGCTTCTGCATCGGAATCGACCGCTTTCGGATCGTTCGGCGTCTCCTTCTTCATCTACGATCACTCGGCGCTGGTAAAGGAGTCGGACAAGATCGAAGACGCCGTCAAATTTTATCATCCGAAAGAGCAATTCCACCTG CCGAAGGTGAGGGAACGCTGCTCGCAAATAATCGGCATTACGGACGGAATTCTCAACCTGACCGGCTCGCGACCGAACATCCTAAGTTTGAAGCAGGAAAAATTCACACTCGTCTACGAAGACGTCTACGGACTG gtacTGGCGGGAAAGGAGACGGAACCGGATGAACTCCTGCGACGACGCATGAAGCGACTATATGACTTGTTTGTCTTTTATCATGGAAGTTTGGGAAACGTGCTAAAA caAATGAAGAATAGTGATCAGGCGTTTGTTGACAAACTTGAGTTCGTATGGAAGCAGTACTATCGCGAGGAAAAGACGagcacgaaaacgaaattggTGCGGAATCTTTTCAACGTGATAGACTTCGTCGAACTTCCAAAG AACGGACGGCAATATTTCCTAAAAGCGTCGCAGATACTGCAGAGTAGCCAGAGGCGAGACGGAATCCTCGCCGGCTGTATCCTCTACGATAAGGA GGTCTTATGCACTCAACTCACGCCCAAACTCACAGCCAAAGTCTTAGTATTTGCAAAGCGAACAGCAGGACAG AGACCGACTCATCCAATCAATACAG GCTTGGCGACCCTTCCGGGCTTCATCAATCTCTACCCCGTCTAtctgcgacgcgacgaataCGATCATCTTGCCGGTCTGCGTCGTCGGGCGGGAAACGCGCCGAAAACGCTCTCGACAAAGATTCCCGTCGTTTCCGacacgccgtcgacgtcgccgtcgcccgtGCCCGTCTGCTCGTCCATCTACACGCTCGATCGACGCCGGGATTCCAATTCTGGCTTGAACAGCGCCAGCAGCtcggcggcgagcgcgaAAAACCCGAGTCCGGTGACGccgcgtcgttctcgtcaccCCGCCTCGCCGTTGTCGACGCGGAAGAATCcgcgcacgtcgtcgccgtcgccgaggtCGCAACGTCGTGATCCGATTgaatcgacttcgtcgcttGTTGCCAACGGAAACGCTCATCCCGTAGCGGACCAAGTGGGGCGACAAccgaaaaatgaaataatagAGAGAAGCACGGTTCGAGTAAAGGAAGACGTCACGATAAATGAAGGCGAAGGAAGCGATCTAAAGGTCCCTAAACCAACTTCGAATCGTCTGTCTCCTATTGGACCTacgtcgctgccgtcgtcgttgtacGGTTCGTTCGATGCGCAAGCAGCGGCAACGCAAGGCGAGACCTTGCCACGGTCGGAGAATCCGAGTCGAGCGCAGTCGGTCGAGAGCAGCGAGAGCGTGTACCTTGATTGCAAGGCGGTTGTAGACAGCTCCGCTTCGCCGAGCCCCTTTGAGTCGAATAGATCCAATAGGTCACCTTCTGGTGTGCAGACCGACgcgagacgtcgttcgtGGGTTAGTGATGAGGTTAGCACGGAAGTCGttctcgttgacgacgacgaagaagaagagacgggGCAGCGGCCTGTCAAGAGAAGTCGATCGGGGGCTATTTCGCTGGTCGAGGAGGTTGATGCTGCGGTGGATCGAGGAGTCAAGACCGCTGCTGAAGGAaagcagccgccgccgccgccaccgccgccaccgccgccgccaccgcctccAGATAACAAA GTTGCTGGGTTTGAATCAGCTGTTCTCTACATTCAAGCTCCGGAACAGTCAAACATGGTTCTTGCCTTGTTGGCCGAGGAGACGCTGACTCAGGACGACGCCACTTTGCGATGTTTA TGGGAAGGTTCGCTGCCTCATCTCGCCGATCTTCAAGTGGAGATTAAAGCCTCTCTCACGTCAGTCCAACATCCA GGAACAATTAACCGATTTTTCTACGCCTCTTATAATGGATACGAACACACGTTAGACA CAAATGCCTTTACTGCAAGCAACCGCTCATCAACAAACTTTCTCAAGGGTACGAAACTAATGCATAACACTTTCCTAGTCGATTCATCAGTATCTGATGTGACGTTGAA agcGTTTTCCGGGAACGTAACGTATGGACGACATTCCCTTCACAGAGAAGTCTACTTTCAAACGCGCAAAAGCGGTCAAGCGAGCAGAGTACAAAGCAGCAGCGTCTCTCCGGAGGCGAGAGAGGCGAAAAACGCCTCCGCCGACTCCGGCCAGTCATTCGGAATCGAGAGTACGGCGCGAAGCCAACTAGCCGAAGAACTTGGCTATTCGgtcttttaa
- the LOC136187324 gene encoding profilin-4-like produces the protein MSLNQLQNLLHDSLIATGHVEQCAVIKRKDSSIKATSIGYAVDADECRKLVAAFKSPSSLRETGLVFGDVRYECVRADRTSIYAKSKSRGGLIATKTATFVVTATYSATMTPSVCVDAVERLASYFRDKSK, from the coding sequence ATGTCTCTAAATCAGCTGCAGAATTTGCTCCACGATTCTCTCATCGCAACGGGGCACGTCGAACAGTGCGCTGTAATCAAGCGAAAAGACTCTTCCatcaaagcgacgtcgatcggatacgccgtcgacgcggacGAGTGCCGCaagctcgtcgccgccttcaAATCGCCatcgtcgcttcgcgaaaccggtctcgtcttcggcgacgttcgctACGAATGCGTTCGCGCCGATCGAACGTCGATTTACGCGAAAAGCAAGTCGCGCGGCGGACTGATCgcaacgaaaacggcgacatTCGTCGTCACGGCGACGTATAGCGCGACTATGACACCGAGCGTGTGCGTCGATGCCGTAGAAAGGCTAGCGAGCTACTTTCGAGATAAATCCAAGTAG
- the LOC136187533 gene encoding uncharacterized protein, producing MAEADESVFLSYTHCPRLNVKDYEEKRQLKSKHREYVKALAVTLRWLGVNAIVDQFVEDDPPENWPMWTETQIKKSKWVLVICTESYYPSVTGARKGDELPSDRGGSFEGRVIYSFLNSSKSASFIPVFLVEGRIEDGRKENRQSWIPQSISGATAYDLHLPFPTDKKSAIELIENPSSEDYLHRQDFLKLYKRLTTDPGAHKLPELGSKVEPVLPVVHSQLTSIGSSISADSQTKLNPSLDPNSRLTQRQSLRLAKAMGKDWKSLARTLGFQDGEIDNFEYVGRDDLKEQAYKMLIAWMQKQGSRSTWVRLGKAMEEADLLHYSYRVN from the exons ATGGCGGAGGCCGACGAGTCCGTCTTTCTCAGCTATACTCACTGTCCCCGTCTCAACGTCAAAGACTATGAAGAGAAGAGGCAGTTGAAGAGCAAACATAGAGAGTATGTGAAAGCGCTGGCGGTAACTTTACGCTGGCTCGGCGTCAACGCGATCGTGGATCAgttcgtcgaagacgaccCCCCTGAAAACTGGCCTATGTGGACGGAGACGCAGATAAAGAAGAGCAAGTGGGTACTCGTTATCTGCACCGAATCGTATTATCCTAGCGTGACGGGAGCGAGGAAAGGCGACGAACTGCCTTCCGATAGAGGGGGCTCCTTCGAAGGACGCGTCATCTACAGCTTCCTAAACAGCAGCAAATCGGCAAGCTTCATTCCAGTTTTTCTTGTCGAAGGCAGAATAGAAGATGGCAGGAAAGAAAATCGGCAATCGTGGATACCACAAAGCATATCAGGAGCAACAGCTTACGACCTTCACTTGCCGTTCCCGACTGACAAAAAATCGGCCATTGAACTTATTGAAAATCCGTCCAGTGAGGACTATCTCCATCGCCAGGACTTTTTAAAACTTTACAAACGACTGACAACGGATCCAGGAGCTCACAAATTGCCAGAACTTGGATCAAAAGTTGAACCAGTTTTGCCTGTGGTTCATAGCCAGCTTACATCAATAGGAAGTTCAATTTCTGCTGATTCTCAAACCAAACTCAATCCAA GTTTAGATCCCAATAGTCGACTGACGCAGCGGCAGTCTCTCCGACTTGCCAAAGCGATGGGGAAAGATTGGAAGTCGCTTGCACGCACCTTGGGGTTTCAGGATGGCGAAATAGATAATTTTGAGTATGTTGGGCGCGATGATCTCAAAGAGCAGGCATACAAAATGCTCATAGCGTGGATGCAAAAACAGGGCAGTCGATCGACGTGGGTTCGGCTTGGCAAGGCCATGGAGGAAGCAGACCTTTTGCATTATAGCTATAGAGTCAATTGA
- the LOC136187537 gene encoding uncharacterized protein, producing the protein MATGGDDTPALFKFPRTRHLFDAGGHGVSRDDLLMDRTEADAFYSKRGGRQTVVTVEEKVDGANLGISISPSDYRIMVQNRAHYVNSQTHKQFALLDQWLDEHSAALFDVIEPGRHVLFGEWLYAKHSIHYTRLPGYFLAFDIYDRKAGRFLSRRARNRRLESSGIPTVRLIAECPIRDQKHVLQLLDSPSGFYDGPCEGLYLRIDDDVDPQKEKEADHFLLQRTKVVRPDFLQQIEEQWTRQKLTKNIVVFH; encoded by the exons ATGGCTACAGGAGGTGACGACACTCCCGCTCTGTTCAAATTTCCGCGAACGCGCCATCTATTCGACGCCGGCGGTCACGGCGTCTCTCGCGACGACCTGCTGATGGATCGAACCGAAGCGGATGCGTTCTATTCGAAACGAGGCGGTCGCCAGACCGTCGTGACGGTCGAAGAAAAGGTCGACGGCGCCAACTTGGGCATATCGATCTCGCCGAGCGACTATCGGATCATGGTGCAGAATCGGGCCCACTACGTCAACTCGCAGACGCACAAACAGTTTGCGCTTCTCGACCAGTGGCTCGACGAGCACAGCGCCGccctcttcgacgtcatcgaaccCGGACGACACGTACTGTTCGGCGAGTGGCTCTATGCCAAGCATTCGATTCACTACACGAGACTGCCCGGCTATTTTCTCGCGTTCGATATTTACGATCGAAAGGCGGGACGATTCCTGAGTCGACGCGCGAGAAATCGGCGGCTCGAGTCGTCTGGGATACCAACTGTGAGATTGATAGCTGAGTGTCCAATCAGAGATCAAAAGCAC GTTTTACAGCTTCTTGATAGTCCATCGGGTTTTTATGATGGTCCTTGTGAGGGGCTCTATTTGAGgattgatgatgatgtaGACCcgcagaaggagaaggaagcaGATCATTTTCTGCTGCAAAGAACCAAAGTGGTAAGGCCGGACTTTCTGCAGCAAATTGAAGAGCAGTGGACAAGGCAGAAACTCACGAAAAACATAGTGgtttttcattaa
- the LOC136187539 gene encoding protein bicaudal D-like, whose protein sequence is MDSITEDDLYGDLREEDSQEVSYVEIKADLDAVKLEAARLRKENIVLKEQNVALKKNISCLYRTAKLEIERKDNEIRRLNQILEKR, encoded by the exons ATGGACTCGATTACTGAAGACGATCTGTACGGAGATTTGAGAGAGGAAGACTCGCAGGAAGTCTCCTACGTTGAA ATAAAGGCAGATTTGGACGCTGTGAAATTGGAAGCGGCTAGGCTAAGGAAAGAG AACATTGTATTGAAAGAACAGAATGTCGCCTTGAAGAAAAACATCTCGTGCCTGTATAGAACGGCAAAGTTGGAAATTGAGAGAAAAGACAACGAAATCAGACGACTTAACCAAAT CCTAGAGAAGAGataa
- the LOC136187529 gene encoding copine-8-like gives MTTAPATQVELRLSCRDLSRTVDHHFSKADTMVVVYSRTEETASYREVWRTEVMENTRNPDFVTTFVMDYIFEERQHLKFTACYVDSTSSPSATDKQDYLGSVECSLGEIVGAPSCTLIRPLTHKGRKEVGKLIVVAEETSGSKDLVLLHFSATKLDKKDLFGKSDPFLVLTRKFDGGNFVPVHRTEVIKNTLNPFWQPFSIPVTALCNGDYHRTIRIECYDWDSDGGHDYIGSFITTLAELKSKQRDSYSCVNEHKRRKKKNYVNSGTVNVLKCVIRERYTFLDFIKGGCQIHFTVAIDFTASNGRPCQPTSLHYVNPYHSNDYILALTAVGEVIQDYDTDKLFPAFGFGAKVPPSTEVSDEFFLNGHATNPYCTGIEGVLDAYHQCVNAVQFFGPTNFAPIINHVARFAEKQKDVNQGYFVLLILTDGVISDMDATKEAIVQASYLPMSIVIIGVGQADFTEMTILDGDFARVESRGRKADRDIVQFVPFRDYVSSKSGRAGRTIKSWQLSRAVLAEIPDQFLNYMDKRGVAPQAPVDSKFQIPKPESSCC, from the exons ATGACGACAGCTCCGGCAACTCAAGTGGAATTGCGCCTGTCATGCAG GGATTTGTCGAGGACAGTCGACCATCACTTTTCGAAAGCCGACACCA TGGTCGTCGTGTATTCTCGAACGGAAGAAACGGCTTCCTATCGCGAG GTTTGGCGTACCGAAGTGATGGAGAACACGCGAAATCCGGATTTcgtgacgacgttcgtcatGGATTATATTTTCGAAGAACGTCAGCACCTGAAGTTCACCGCCTG TTACGTCGATTCAACTTCTTCGCCGTCTGCGACTGATAAGCAG GATTATTTGGGAAGTGTTGAATGTTCTCTTGGGGAGATTGTTGGAGCGCCTTCGTGCACGCTCATTCGACCTCTGACACA CaagggaagaaaagaagtTGGAAAATTGATTG TGGTAGCAGAGGAAACTTCTGGAAGCAAG GATCTAGTCCTGTTGCACTTCAGTGCAACGAAGCTGGACAAGAAAGATCTTTTCGGAAAATCGGATCCGTTTCTTGTGCTGACAAGAAAATTTGACGGGGGAAA CTTTGTGCCAGTGCATAGAACAGAGGTGATAAAGAATACATTGAATCCATTCTGGCAGCCGTTCAGCATTCCTGTCACAGCATTGTGCAATGGAGACTATCACAG AACGATTCGAATCGAATGCTATGATTGGGACAGTGATGGAGG TCATGACTACATAGGGTCTTTTATTACTACTCTTGCTGAATTGAAGTCAAAGCAGAGGGATTCATATTCG TGCGTGAACGAGCATAAGAgacgtaagaagaaaaactacGTCAACTCTGGAACA GTTAACGTGTTGAAGTGCGTGATACGTGAGAGATACACATTCTTGGATTTTATCAAGGGCGG ATGCCAAATTCATTTCACTGTGGCCATAGACTTCACTGCTTCAAATG GACGACCCTGTCAGCCCACTTCGCTGCACTACGTCAATCCCTATCATTCCAATGATTATATCCTTGCGTTGACCGCCGTGGGAGAAGTCATTCAAGACTATGACAC TGACAAACTCTTTCCCGCCTTTGGATTCGGAGCCAAAGTGCCTCCTAGTACAGAAGTGTCTGACGAGTTTTTCTTA AATGGACATGCAACAAATCCCTACTGTACGGGAATTGAAGGGGTACTCGATGCCTATCATCAGTGCGTAAATGCAGTGCAGTTCTTTG GTCCTACCAATTTTGCTCCGATAATCAATCACGTAGCAAG GTTTgctgaaaagcaaaaggatGTAAATCAAGG CTATTTTGTGTTGCTAATTTTAACCGACGGCGTAATTTCAGACATGGATGCAACAAAAGAAGCAATAGTTCAG GCATCTTATTTACCCATGTCTATCGTCATTATTGGAGTCGGTCAAGCAGATTTTACAG AAATGACAATTCTGGATGGTGATTTTGCTCGCGTAGAATCGCGCGGCAGAAAAGCCGACCGAGACATTGTtcag TTTGTTCCTTTTCGCGATTACGTATCAAGCAAGTCGGGTCGCGCTGGTAGAACTATTAAATCGTGGCAACTTTCCAGAGCTGTTCTGGCTGAGATACCTGATCAATTCTTGAATTATATGGACAAAAGAGGCGTCGCACCCCAAGCGCCGGTTGACTCCAAATTTCAAATACCAAAACCAGAAAGTTCTTGTtgttaa